In Planctomycetia bacterium, a genomic segment contains:
- a CDS encoding S8 family serine peptidase gives MQEGAEASKHVVVEFDGPLTHATREKLQASGIILTEPLGGFAFFADVRRVASQRERLFDVHELIGAERITPEQKRHPLLASPEPPAWIVLPQAENTEATAGAASRVVTYVSFHKGTSSNNAIAAIGSVGGRIRSCLKSMPVFLVELPFDKVSQLANIDQVMFVEPALPALGTANAENRALTGANVVQAAPYVLDGTGVTVMVYDGGTVRDTHFDFGNRVVRMDPDGYGVHATHVAGIIGGSGIQSLNRIQRGMAPAVSILSYSFNSLEPLGIIFVTDPLDLESNVTDAIANGAEIMNASLALNLASSSFLDCSIEGDYTAVSGLIDGIVRGSLGRPFMSVWGAGNERSAARCGTAYGTVPPPHAGKNHIVVGAVNANDDSMTDFSSWGPVDDGRIKPDFVAPGCQVGGDNGVTSVSGFDNTGYVTICGTSMAAPTVTGLSALLIQDFKAQFPDRPLPRNATLKALLAHTAVDLGNAGPDYKFGYGSVRIQPAIDLMRTGKFREDSLTQGGALTRTINVSGGTPELKVTLAWDDYPAVPNVASSLVNDLELIVISPSATRYYPWTLNPAMPANPAIQTQPDHVNNIEHVLVQNPEAGVWTIEVSGYNVPEGPQSFSLVGDGADQSGIAIDFPAGLPSIVNAGEAQEIKVQFLAVGENIVPGSAMLHYRLGGGAFQTLPLTADVGAAYVGVLPAATCEQTIEYYVSVTGTVSGLVQSPFDAPTSFYSAILGASAPVFEESFETDNGWTTSAAGATAGFWQRGVPATRGPLGFGPQYDADGSGQCFVTANSSGPDDVDNGSVILTSPVFDMSGTPSEITFAYYLYTNDQTSGSDRLTAEVSANGMAGPWAEVFRWHYATGSSTETFWLLATITSDMMIAAGVSPSSTTQIRFLATDVGTSSTVEAAIDAVSIAVTQCVTVPCDYSQADINVFVGELLSEFPQAGPDCWLDPNGDGDLDGNDIQGFVDGVLNP, from the coding sequence GCGACGCGCGAAAAGCTGCAAGCCTCCGGCATCATCCTCACGGAGCCTCTCGGCGGATTCGCATTCTTTGCCGACGTGCGCCGCGTTGCATCGCAGCGCGAACGGCTCTTCGACGTTCACGAACTAATCGGAGCTGAGCGAATCACTCCCGAGCAGAAGCGTCATCCGCTTCTGGCCTCGCCTGAACCACCGGCCTGGATCGTATTACCACAGGCTGAGAACACGGAGGCCACGGCCGGCGCGGCATCGCGGGTTGTGACCTACGTGTCCTTTCACAAGGGAACCTCTAGTAACAACGCCATTGCGGCCATCGGCTCGGTCGGCGGAAGAATCCGTTCCTGCCTCAAGAGCATGCCCGTCTTTCTCGTAGAACTTCCCTTCGACAAAGTCTCGCAGCTCGCGAATATCGACCAGGTGATGTTTGTGGAGCCCGCCTTGCCGGCACTCGGAACGGCGAACGCGGAAAACCGCGCCTTAACCGGCGCCAATGTCGTCCAGGCCGCCCCCTACGTCCTCGATGGAACAGGGGTCACGGTCATGGTCTACGACGGCGGGACGGTCCGCGACACACATTTCGACTTCGGCAATCGTGTCGTGCGAATGGACCCTGATGGCTACGGCGTTCACGCGACGCACGTTGCGGGAATCATCGGCGGCAGCGGCATCCAGAGCCTGAATCGCATTCAGCGCGGCATGGCCCCCGCCGTGAGCATCCTGTCATACTCATTCAACAGCCTTGAGCCTTTGGGCATCATATTTGTAACCGACCCCCTTGATCTGGAGTCCAACGTCACCGACGCCATCGCCAACGGCGCGGAGATCATGAACGCTTCGCTGGCGCTTAACCTGGCATCGAGCAGCTTCCTCGATTGTTCGATCGAGGGAGACTACACCGCCGTCTCGGGATTGATTGACGGCATCGTTCGCGGCTCATTGGGCCGACCTTTCATGTCGGTCTGGGGCGCAGGCAACGAGCGCAGCGCAGCGCGATGCGGAACGGCGTACGGCACGGTACCTCCGCCGCACGCGGGAAAGAATCACATCGTCGTCGGTGCTGTGAACGCCAATGACGACTCGATGACAGACTTTAGTAGCTGGGGGCCTGTCGATGACGGCCGCATCAAGCCGGACTTCGTCGCGCCCGGCTGTCAGGTCGGCGGCGATAACGGCGTCACCTCGGTGAGCGGGTTCGACAACACCGGATATGTCACGATCTGCGGAACTTCGATGGCCGCGCCGACCGTGACGGGCCTTTCCGCTCTGCTGATTCAGGACTTCAAGGCGCAGTTCCCCGATCGGCCGCTGCCGCGTAACGCCACGCTCAAGGCACTCCTCGCGCACACCGCCGTGGACCTTGGAAACGCCGGGCCGGACTATAAGTTCGGCTATGGCTCGGTTCGTATTCAACCGGCGATCGATCTGATGCGGACAGGCAAGTTCCGTGAGGACTCACTGACGCAGGGAGGCGCTTTGACTCGAACGATCAACGTGAGCGGCGGGACGCCCGAGTTGAAGGTGACGCTGGCCTGGGACGATTACCCGGCGGTACCCAACGTCGCATCGTCGCTGGTGAATGATCTCGAGCTGATCGTCATAAGCCCCTCGGCCACACGTTACTATCCGTGGACGCTTAATCCCGCGATGCCCGCCAATCCTGCCATTCAGACACAACCGGACCACGTGAACAACATTGAGCATGTGCTTGTTCAGAATCCGGAGGCGGGCGTCTGGACGATTGAAGTCTCCGGCTACAACGTTCCCGAAGGTCCGCAGTCGTTTTCGCTGGTCGGCGATGGCGCAGATCAGTCGGGCATTGCGATCGACTTCCCGGCGGGCCTTCCATCAATTGTTAATGCCGGCGAGGCACAGGAGATCAAGGTCCAGTTTCTTGCCGTCGGCGAGAACATCGTGCCGGGCAGTGCGATGCTGCATTACCGCCTTGGCGGCGGCGCGTTTCAGACTTTGCCGCTGACTGCCGATGTCGGCGCTGCGTACGTCGGTGTGCTGCCGGCCGCGACGTGCGAGCAAACCATCGAGTACTACGTGAGCGTCACCGGAACGGTCAGTGGACTGGTCCAGTCGCCGTTTGACGCACCGACGAGTTTTTACTCCGCGATTCTCGGCGCATCGGCGCCTGTCTTCGAGGAATCCTTCGAGACGGATAACGGATGGACAACGAGCGCAGCCGGCGCGACGGCCGGCTTCTGGCAGCGCGGTGTGCCCGCAACGCGGGGTCCGCTTGGGTTCGGCCCGCAGTATGACGCGGACGGCAGTGGGCAGTGCTTTGTGACCGCGAATTCGTCGGGGCCTGATGACGTGGACAACGGCAGCGTCATCCTCACCTCTCCGGTGTTCGATATGTCCGGCACGCCTTCCGAGATCACATTTGCGTACTACCTGTACACCAACGATCAGACCTCCGGTAGCGACCGGCTGACCGCGGAAGTGAGTGCCAATGGCATGGCAGGGCCCTGGGCGGAAGTCTTCCGATGGCACTACGCCACAGGCTCCAGCACGGAGACGTTCTGGCTTTTGGCAACGATCACATCGGACATGATGATCGCGGCGGGAGTCAGCCCGTCTTCGACGACGCAGATCAGATTCCTGGCGACGGATGTGGGCACCTCTAGCACCGTGGAAGCAGCGATCGACGCCGTTTCAATCGCGGTGACCCAGTGCGTCACAGTCCCCTGCGATTACTCGCAGGCTGATATCAACGTGTTTGTCGGCGAATTGCTGAGCGAGTTCCCGCAGGCCGGGCCGGATTGCTGGCTCGATCCGAACGGCGACGGAGATCTGGACGGCAATGACATTCAGGGATTTGTGGATGGCGTGTTGAACCCCTGA